One Littorina saxatilis isolate snail1 linkage group LG12, US_GU_Lsax_2.0, whole genome shotgun sequence genomic region harbors:
- the LOC138983314 gene encoding uncharacterized protein, with translation MKTLALVVITCLTVCHVTGELLTVLKRLHSSDALNFLTPEEQVMLVELIAAAEVCRLHAYERGQDRDAILALTAHLPDTEEGLVRAYLENHLRLEERGLCIPNSGSAKPTTQRHR, from the exons ATGAAGACCCTGGCTCTTGTCGTGATCACGTGCCTGACGGTGTGTCACGTGACTGGAGAACTGCTGACGGTTCTGAAGCGGCTTCACTCGTCCGACGCCCTCAACTTCCTGACGCCCGAAGAACAGGTGATGCTCGTGGAACTGATCGCTGCCGCCGAGGTCTGCAGACTGCACGCCTACGAGAGAGGGCAGGACAGAGACGCCATTTTGGCGCTGACGGCAC ATCTGCCAGACACGGAGGAAGGTCTTGTTCGTGCGTACCTTGAGAAC CATTTGCGACTGGAGGAGCGAGGCCTTTGCATCCCGAACTCTGGCTCGGCAAAACCTACCACCCAGCGTCACCGCTAA